Within the Nitrospirota bacterium genome, the region CGTGGATGCCGAATTCTTCGCCGGTACGACGGTCAAGAGCAACTTCATCTGCAATCTCGGCTACGGCGACCCGGCAGCTCTGTTCCCGCGCAGTCCTCGCCCGAGCTTCGAGGAAGTCTGCAAGATCATCTAGCACTGTCATTCACTACGCTGACGGGCTCAGACGCCGCTTCTTCGTCTGCGGTCGTCGGCTATTGGACAACAGCGTCATCTTCAAGACACTCGAACGATCTAGCCGGGTCACAAAGTGTCGGAAAAGACTACATTGCTGTCGATCAGCATTACAAATATTGTCAGAGATAATTCAAAAACAATAAGTTAGTATTTTTGGCATGAATAATGCTCAGGATATCTGGCAACATTTGTTTCGAGGATATCCCATGGCACT harbors:
- a CDS encoding nitroreductase family protein — protein: VDAEFFAGTTVKSNFICNLGYGDPAALFPRSPRPSFEEVCKII